The genomic window GGTGAGGGTGCTCTCGGTCAGACGAACCTCGTCGACCGTCGTCTCGCCGATCGTCGGGTCGCGCTCGCGGACGAGTTCCTGGACGCGGTCCTTGCCGCCGGCGTGTTCCATTCGCGCGAGCGTGACGTGGGGCGTGAAGTCGTGGGACTCCGCCTCGAACCCCATCGCCGTCGTTCGCTCCTCGATGGCCTCGTGGAGGCGCGTGAGTTCCTCGCCGCCGGTCTCGGTCCCGAACCAGACCACGCTGATGTAGTCGAGGCTCGGGAAGACGCCGAGTCCGCCGTAGCGGACCGGAACGGGATCGACGTCGGCGTCCGCGACCGCGGCCTCGAGCTCCCGCTCGAGGGTCGGTAGCCGATCCTCGGTGACCTCGCCGAGGAACTTCAGCGTGATGTGGGCCTGTTCGGGGTCAGTGAAGTTCAGCCCGCTCGCGTCCTCGAACTCGGCTTGCAGGTCGGCGACCGGCTCCGCGAGGTCGTCGGGCAGGTCGACGCTGACGAACAGTCGCATATCGGGCGTCCGGTCGGCAAGCTATTGAATCGTGCGCCAGGCGGCCGCGGCGTCGGCGCGGCGATCGTCGCCGCCGACGCGGACGAAAGCAGAGTGCACAGCTATTCAGTCGACGGTCCGGGACCGATCACTCGAACTCGTCCTCGAGGTCGCTGAAGTCCTCGATGACGTGGTAGCTGATCAGGTCGGCCGGCCCGTCCTGTGCGATACCGATCACGAGGCTCTGCTCGTCGGTGTTGTCGACCGACACCGTGTCGGTCTTGCTCGGTCCGCTCTGGGACGGATCGTCGGTCTCGTTCTCGCCGTCGGTCTCGTTCCCATCAGTTTCGTTTCCACCGGTTTCGTTCCCGTCAGTCTCGCCGTCAGCGTCCTCGACGACCGTCGATTCGTCCTCGGACACGTTGGCGCCGTCGGACTCGTTCGCCAACGTCTCGTCGGCCGTCGATTCGGACTCGTTCGTCTCGTTACCGGCGTCGGACTCGCTCGAGCCGTCGTTCGTCTCCTCCTCGAGGGGGTCGTCGAGCGCGACCGTGACCTCGTAGTCGCCGGTGCCGGTCCAGACGTCGTCGTATTGGACCGTCGCCTCGGTGTTCTCGTCGGACTCGTCGTCCTCGGGCGGGGCCTCGAGATCGAACGTCTCCTCGAGGACGGTCTCGTCGTCGGGGTCGACGACCTCGATCGTCCCGCTGACCGACTGATCGGCGCCGTTGAAGACGTTCACCTCCTGCAGCGCCATGTCGGCGAGGAAGTCGGCGACCGCCGAACAGCCGGCGAGCGAGACCAGCGCCGTCGCGCTCCCGGCGGCGACGAACGTGCGCCGGGAGAGGAGGCGATCGGTTCGGGAGCGGTCCGTCGACGCGGAGGGCGTCGCTGTCGATCGGGGGCGGTTTGGCGGGGACATGCCACCTAACACTAATCGGTTAGGTTACAAAAATTTTCGTATTGACACATTATGGTCGCGACTGCAGTCGCGGTCGGATACCCCCTCAATCGCCCGACGGTCAGAGGTCGGTGTTCCTGAAGCGGAGA from Haloterrigena sp. KLK7 includes these protein-coding regions:
- the thpR gene encoding RNA 2',3'-cyclic phosphodiesterase, with the translated sequence MRLFVSVDLPDDLAEPVADLQAEFEDASGLNFTDPEQAHITLKFLGEVTEDRLPTLERELEAAVADADVDPVPVRYGGLGVFPSLDYISVVWFGTETGGEELTRLHEAIEERTTAMGFEAESHDFTPHVTLARMEHAGGKDRVQELVRERDPTIGETTVDEVRLTESTLTDSGPVYSTVESFSLE